The Streptococcus sp. S5 genome contains a region encoding:
- a CDS encoding tyrosine-type recombinase/integrase, translated as MKSVRRRHPELAPASPHKLRHTGATLAKQAGVSLEAFSEALTHSDKEITKTYVNIKDKVNQTVGDIAFRSLKN; from the coding sequence ATGAAATCAGTCAGACGAAGACATCCCGAATTAGCACCAGCATCACCACACAAACTAAGACATACTGGTGCTACTCTTGCTAAACAAGCAGGTGTTTCTCTTGAAGCCTTCTCAGAAGCTCTTACTCATAGTGATAAAGAGATTACAAAAACTTACGTTAATATCAAAGATAAAGTCAATCAGACTGTAGGTGATATTGCTTTTCGTAGTTTAAAAAATTGA
- a CDS encoding DUF1269 domain-containing protein, translated as MENLVVSVFNTESEAYQSFADLKAFRQTQTTKVAQIALVKNENGHIVEKERYDFEDSTTDATLEGGLLGAVIGLLGGPIGVLFGYGIGSLYGLAAGDTVDTAEAGLIDVVSQKLIDGETAVVALVQENNEAVIDAYFTKYDTQIVRWDVATVVAEIEAALQVQEDLYNQARAQMKAERKAERKAKLEEFKANVKAKFDKLKA; from the coding sequence ATGGAAAACCTAGTAGTTTCAGTCTTTAACACTGAAAGCGAAGCTTATCAGTCCTTTGCGGATTTGAAGGCTTTCCGCCAAACTCAGACGACCAAGGTTGCTCAAATCGCCTTGGTCAAAAATGAAAACGGTCACATCGTTGAAAAAGAACGCTATGACTTTGAAGATTCAACGACGGATGCAACCCTAGAAGGTGGCTTGCTCGGTGCAGTTATCGGGCTTTTGGGTGGTCCTATCGGCGTCTTGTTTGGTTATGGTATTGGCAGCCTCTATGGTTTGGCTGCTGGTGATACCGTTGATACGGCAGAAGCTGGCTTGATTGACGTTGTGTCTCAAAAATTGATCGACGGCGAAACAGCCGTTGTCGCCTTGGTGCAAGAAAACAACGAAGCAGTCATCGATGCTTACTTCACCAAGTACGACACCCAAATCGTGCGTTGGGATGTAGCAACCGTCGTAGCCGAAATCGAAGCAGCTCTGCAAGTCCAAGAAGACCTCTACAACCAGGCACGTGCACAAATGAAGGCTGAACGTAAAGCCGAACGCAAGGCTAAACTTGAAGAATTCAAGGCAAATGTCAAAGCAAAATTTGACAAATTGAAAGCCTAA
- the pezT gene encoding type II toxin-antitoxin system toxin PezT, which produces MKLEEFSQDDFERASRRLVRSLTRGKTTSSQPKAILLGGQSGAGKTTIHRIKQREFQGNIIIIDGDSYRSFHPNYLGLQEKYGKDSVDYTKVFAGQMVEYLVDELSKQGYHLLIEGTLRTTEVPRKTAQLLITKGYQVSLALIATKPKLSYLSTLIRYEELYAIDPSQARATPKAHHDGIVEHLVDNLRELEKDKLFRQIQIYQRDQSCVYDSHVDETSATEVLHECLFGKWSKVEEEMLKLGQERLREMGGINK; this is translated from the coding sequence ATGAAACTAGAAGAATTTAGTCAAGATGATTTTGAACGAGCATCCAGACGACTCGTTCGTTCTTTAACTCGTGGTAAAACAACTTCGTCTCAGCCCAAGGCTATCTTGCTAGGTGGACAGAGTGGTGCTGGGAAAACAACGATTCATCGTATTAAACAAAGGGAATTTCAAGGTAATATCATTATCATTGATGGAGATAGTTATCGCTCTTTTCATCCGAACTACCTTGGCTTACAGGAAAAGTATGGAAAAGATAGTGTGGATTATACCAAAGTATTCGCGGGACAAATGGTTGAATATCTCGTAGATGAATTGAGTAAACAAGGTTATCATTTGTTAATCGAGGGCACCTTGAGAACAACAGAAGTTCCTAGAAAAACGGCACAATTATTGATAACTAAAGGATATCAAGTCTCACTTGCACTAATAGCGACCAAGCCAAAATTGTCCTATCTCAGTACTTTGATACGTTATGAGGAGCTCTACGCCATAGATCCTAGTCAAGCTAGAGCAACTCCTAAAGCACACCATGATGGAATTGTAGAACATTTGGTTGATAACTTACGGGAGTTGGAAAAGGATAAACTTTTTAGACAAATTCAAATTTATCAAAGAGATCAATCGTGTGTTTATGATTCGCATGTAGACGAAACCTCAGCAACAGAAGTTCTACACGAATGCCTATTTGGAAAATGGAGTAAGGTGGAGGAAGAGATGTTGAAGTTGGGACAGGAACGGTTGAGAGAGATGGGGGGAATTAATAAGTGA
- the pezA gene encoding type II toxin-antitoxin system antitoxin PezA has translation MIGENIKALRKTHDLTQPEFAKIVGISRNSLSRYENGTSSISTELIDRICQKFNVSYIDIVGEEKMLTPVEDYQLTLKIEVIKERGANILAQLYRFQDEQGIAFDDTSNPWVLMSDDLSDLLNTKIYLVGTFDEVERYNGYLDGIERMLEQATHLVVA, from the coding sequence ATGATCGGAGAAAATATTAAAGCGTTACGTAAAACACATGATCTAACCCAGCCTGAGTTCGCAAAGATTGTTGGTATCTCTCGAAATAGCCTAAGTCGTTATGAAAATGGAACAAGTTCAATTTCGACAGAATTAATAGATCGTATCTGCCAGAAATTTAATGTTTCCTATATCGATATTGTAGGAGAGGAAAAGATGCTCACGCCAGTGGAAGATTACCAGCTCACTCTGAAAATTGAAGTGATTAAAGAACGAGGGGCGAATATCTTAGCGCAACTTTATCGTTTTCAAGATGAACAAGGAATTGCATTTGATGATACTTCTAATCCTTGGGTTCTAATGAGCGATGATTTGTCTGATTTGCTGAACACGAAGATTTATCTTGTGGGGACTTTTGATGAAGTAGAGCGATATAATGGCTATTTGGATGGCATTGAACGGATGCTAGAACAAGCTACTCATCTGGTGGTGGCTTAA
- a CDS encoding TIR domain-containing protein, with protein MKRIFISFAIEDENLRDFLRGQSRNTNSPFEFVDMSVKQPWDSQWKTKCRTRIRGCDGMISIITRNTKKADGQIWEMNCAIDEGIPLLAIYGNKDHIGATIPNECGYLPVVDWNWEKISAWIKQL; from the coding sequence ATGAAAAGAATCTTTATAAGTTTTGCCATTGAGGATGAAAATTTACGAGATTTTCTAAGGGGCCAATCAAGAAATACAAACTCTCCATTTGAATTTGTGGATATGTCTGTTAAACAACCTTGGGATTCTCAATGGAAAACTAAATGTAGAACAAGAATTAGAGGGTGTGACGGTATGATTTCTATCATTACTAGGAATACCAAGAAAGCAGATGGGCAAATTTGGGAAATGAACTGTGCTATAGATGAGGGGATACCACTACTTGCAATTTATGGGAACAAAGATCATATTGGTGCGACGATTCCAAATGAATGTGGCTATCTTCCTGTAGTAGATTGGAATTGGGAAAAGATTAGCGCTTGGATAAAACAATTGTGA
- a CDS encoding type II toxin-antitoxin system Phd/YefM family antitoxin — protein MQINLENLIPITEANQNFSKVARMVDSKGTAVILKNNKPKYVLVDYNTLVQVEQTEAVVADQASVDEVASSILSRHLEALKELAK, from the coding sequence ATGCAAATTAATCTTGAAAATTTAATTCCAATCACGGAGGCAAATCAGAATTTCTCTAAAGTTGCTCGTATGGTTGATAGTAAGGGTACAGCTGTTATTTTGAAAAACAATAAACCTAAATATGTTTTAGTTGACTATAACACCTTGGTTCAAGTAGAACAGACAGAAGCTGTTGTTGCAGATCAAGCTAGTGTTGACGAGGTGGCAAGCTCTATCTTGTCACGCCACCTAGAAGCCTTGAAGGAATTAGCTAAATGA
- a CDS encoding caspase family protein — MLKNKALIVGIDAYSQAPLGGCTNDAEEIAKLLEENEDGSPNFSVKLKLNIQTKAELLEDLHSLFKEGESDIALFYFSGHGTDEMAGQIVTPDFNGYDMGISMNDILRLANTSKSRNKIIILDCCYSGKLGDCSPIDSSNTMIGKGVTILTASDRDEVAIEDGITGHGVFTELLIQGLKGGAADVSGNITPASLYSFVDQSLGVWEQRPLFKTNITGFLPIRTVEAKVSKKVLRKLHQYFPEATSEFQLDPSFEFTNTPEVTHEYKEPFAKEENVGKFKELQLYESVGLIEPVGEEHMYFAAMNSKSCRLTPLGLHYWKLSRDKRF, encoded by the coding sequence ATGTTAAAAAACAAGGCATTAATTGTTGGTATCGATGCATATTCTCAGGCTCCGTTAGGGGGGTGTACTAATGATGCAGAGGAGATAGCGAAATTATTGGAGGAGAACGAGGATGGTTCCCCTAATTTCAGTGTTAAGCTAAAACTTAATATACAAACAAAAGCAGAGTTATTGGAGGACCTTCATTCTTTATTTAAAGAAGGAGAATCTGACATTGCACTCTTTTATTTCTCAGGACATGGGACAGATGAGATGGCTGGTCAAATCGTAACACCAGATTTTAATGGCTATGATATGGGAATTTCTATGAATGATATACTTCGACTAGCAAACACTTCAAAAAGTCGAAATAAAATTATCATCTTAGATTGTTGTTATTCTGGAAAGTTAGGAGATTGTAGTCCTATAGACTCATCGAATACCATGATTGGAAAAGGTGTTACTATTCTAACAGCCAGCGATCGTGATGAGGTTGCTATTGAGGATGGAATAACTGGTCATGGTGTGTTTACTGAATTACTAATTCAGGGGCTAAAAGGTGGAGCAGCAGATGTTAGCGGGAATATCACTCCTGCTAGTTTATATTCTTTTGTTGATCAGTCACTTGGAGTATGGGAACAAAGGCCGCTATTTAAAACAAATATAACAGGATTTTTACCTATCAGAACTGTTGAAGCTAAAGTATCAAAAAAGGTGCTACGAAAACTTCATCAATATTTTCCAGAAGCTACTTCAGAATTTCAATTAGATCCATCATTTGAATTTACCAATACTCCTGAAGTAACTCATGAATATAAAGAACCTTTCGCAAAAGAAGAAAATGTTGGTAAATTTAAAGAGTTACAGCTTTATGAAAGCGTAGGTTTGATCGAACCTGTTGGAGAGGAGCATATGTACTTTGCTGCTATGAATAGTAAGTCTTGCCGTTTGACACCACTAGGTTTACATTATTGGAAATTATCAAGAGATAAAAGATTTTAA
- a CDS encoding type II toxin-antitoxin system death-on-curing family toxin → MKRLTVEQVVALHSQLIISTGGMDGVRDKGLVEASLSNVFDTYFGVDQYPTIEEKASRLCYSLIKNHAFLDGNKRIGIFVMLVLLELNDIMLDCTDEELVHLGLGVAASELTYEDILDFVKSH, encoded by the coding sequence ATGAAGCGATTAACCGTTGAACAGGTTGTTGCCTTACATAGTCAATTGATTATATCTACGGGAGGAATGGATGGTGTACGAGACAAGGGGTTAGTTGAGGCCTCGCTTTCGAATGTTTTTGACACTTATTTTGGAGTTGATCAATATCCAACTATTGAAGAAAAGGCATCTAGGCTTTGTTATTCTTTGATTAAGAATCACGCTTTTTTAGATGGAAATAAGCGCATTGGTATTTTTGTAATGCTTGTGCTACTAGAACTTAACGATATTATGCTTGATTGTACTGATGAAGAGTTGGTTCATCTCGGATTGGGTGTAGCGGCATCAGAATTAACCTACGAAGATATTTTAGATTTTGTAAAAAGTCATTGA